In the Lampris incognitus isolate fLamInc1 chromosome 11, fLamInc1.hap2, whole genome shotgun sequence genome, one interval contains:
- the LOC130121026 gene encoding uncharacterized protein LOC130121026 produces the protein MDIWPLVLVFVQFCSCSGYEERESPLKEVIVDDAEENISEREVSCDPSVNTEKKKGRATRRDLKEAERPVESTQSNLEASTEPMRSSSSQSIKNKVLLPKNPKSSKIPQGAYKGKENSTKQVKSSKNKSETDKHVKHKTKVDGLENESAVSTGASQNIKSKPVDEQESSEVGSTELKGKKKAKESKPKIKEKTKAVDGEESVMKVKAEHYKKQIKPTEFTHSDIEDGLKDTPVKVRSTLIEVSSQNLTHDGKPSDLVGDFTSSQNRKRTDGISVAGGESEPQEEDFLISSDKDSKDRPEILGDDSWGVTEDNKPRLEEVIASAVSLLPAAAALTDAVTSARDFHSDSDTAATSLASQRSSRAERFTKQRAIIQPSFSSPSRSLSASEPNAVEQSGKASDPPESGSAQTGDRSSNASWDDNPSDSAPLSVMSDRSQGQTEIGEGEGSKGQKSQTDDEDISQTERSRDSTDTMISHQDHDKEEGEDSEISKDPDTEAENEGGEQEDEGEEGVSGSGVEDEEERSEGSDESDVEEEESSNSVSGGKEEEEEETSQGEEGEEGTVSSSDGGEEEESGEKSSDSESESNVEEKESEEGESDSEASKTDKEEEEGGSADESSERDSEDGEEEESGGGSVSESEEGSERGEEEDEQDGEGCEDAESGSGRSEEENSEEEEERESRTEDEGDDKDSSESEEEEEEKGEEEDKEREEKSNRKKEVTDEGEEEEKESEEGEEAEEEGREGNERKKENIKGYEDAGVETDGDDEEEEEEAVDVEEDETKTNSVMASEDGEDKKENYIKEEREHGMERQRGDPEEEENAEGKGGEDKRTSGKDEEGADKKEDAKVEKDDIQDEGKEDEEGTDEDDEEGDEEEDEDEGVEEDEEGEDEDDKEGEDEEGEHEGEEEGENEGEDEGEEEEEEEDKFTNVNVEEEEDVGEEEEEEEEEEEEEQKAEKEEEGDDEEEEKQEKQKEKENIGEEEEGEEEEEEEEEEEEEQKAEKEEKEGDDEEEEKQEKQKEKENIGEEEEGEEEEEEEEEEEEEQKAEKEEEEKEKEGDDEEEEKQEKQKEEENKEEEEEEEEEGEEEEEQGDEEEEEKNKKQKEEKETKEEEDEEEEEEQGDEEEEEKREKQKEMENKEEEEEEEEEEEEEEEEEQEDQKSEKENKDGEEDEEEEEGEEEEEEVKSTKEKKRDVQSLPPKVILREDKEKQQREKPQPAARTKLQTSGRKQGGGSPDSQQFWNNVLPQYLDLQ, from the exons AAAGAGAATCTCCTCTGAAAGAAGTGATTGTTGACGATGCGGAGGAAAATATTTCAGAGAGAGAAGTCAGCTGTGACCCTTCGGTAAATACG gaaaagaaaaaaggaagagcCACAAGGAGAGATTTAAAAGAGGCAGAGAGACCTGTTGAATCAACCCAGTCCAACCTGGAGGCCTCCACAGAACCTATGAGAAGCTCCAGCTCACAATCCATAAAGAATAAAGTCTTACTGCCGAAGAACCCAAAGAGTTCTAAAATACCCCAGGGAGCATACAAAGGCAAGGAGAACAGCACCAAACAGGTCAAGTCCTCAAAAAACAAATCTGAAACTGACAAACACG TTAAACATAAAACCAAAGTAGATGGCCTAGAAAATGAGTCAGCCGTTTCCACCGGTGCTTCTCAGAATATCAAAAGCAAACCTGTGGACGAGCAGGAATCATCTGAAGTTGGCAGCACTGAGCTGAAAGGAAAAAAGAAGGCAAAGGAATCAAAACCtaaaataaaagagaaaacaaAGGCGGTGGACGGGGAAGAAAGTGTGATGAAAGTTAAAGCTGAACATTACAAAAAACAAATCAAACCGACAGAATTCACGCATAGTGACATCGAGGATGGTTTGAAGGACACACCAGTGAAGGTGAGGAGCACGCTAATTGAGGTTTCCAGTCAAAACTTAACCCATGACGGTAAACCCAGCGATCTGGTAGGGGACTTTACGAGCTCGCAGAACAGAAAGCGGACAGATGGGATTTCTGTCGCCGGTGGCGAATCTGAACCACAGGAAGAAGATTTTCTCATTTCTTCTGACAAAGATAGCAAAGATAGACCAGAAATCTTAGGGGATGATTCTTGGGGTGTGACTGAAGATAACAAGCCAAGGTTGGAAGAGGTTATCGCCAGTGCCGTCTCTCTTCTTCCGGCTGCAGCAGCCCTGACCGATGCCGTGACAAGCGCGAGGGATTTCCACTCCGACAGCGACACGGCGGCCACTTCTCTGGCATCGCAGAGATCCAGTCGAGCCGAACGCTTCACAAAGCAGCGTGCAATCATCCAACCTTCCTTCTCCTCTCCATCACGTTCACTTTCAGCCTCCGAACCAAATGCGGTGGAGCAGAGCGGGAAGGCCAGCGATCCACCAGAATCCGGAAGTGCACAAACAGGAGACAGAAGCAGCAACGCCTCCTGGGATGACAACCCGAGTGACAGTGCCCCCTTGTCTGTTATGAGTGACAGGTCACAAGGTCAGACAGAGATAGGTGAGGGTGAGGGCAGCAAAGGCCAAAAGTCACAGACAGACGATGAAGACATTTCACAGACAGAGAGGAGCAGGGACAGCACTGACACGATGATTTCCCATCAAGATCacgataaagaggagggtgaggaTAGTGAAATTAGCAAGGAtccagacacagaagcagaaaatGAGGGAGGAGAACAGGAGGATGAAGGAGAGGAGGGAGTAAGTGGGAGTGgtgtggaggatgaggaggagagaaGTGAAGGGAGCGATGAAAGCGATGTAGAGGAAGAAGAAAGCAGCAATTCTGTGAGTGgtggaaaggaggaggaggaggaggaaactaGCCAGGGAGAGGAAGGTGAGGAGGGAACAGTGTCTAGCTCTGacggaggagaagaagaggagagcggTGAGAAGAGTTCCGACAGTGAAAGTGAGTCAAATGTCGAGGAGAAGGAGAgtgaggagggagagagtgacTCTGAAGCAAGCAAAACAgacaaggaggaagaggaaggggggAGTGCGGATGAGTCGAGTGAAAGAGACAGTGAAGACGGGGAGGAAGAGGAAAGTGGTGGGGGATCGgtgagtgagagtgaggagggatcagagagaggggaagaagaagatGAGCAGGATGGTGAAGGCTGTGAAGACGCAGAGTCTGGGTCAGGCAGGAGTGAAGAGGAGAacagtgaggaggaggaagagagggagagcagaACAGAGGATGAAGGGGATGACAAGGACTCATCCgaaagcgaggaggaggaggaggagaaaggggagGAAGAAGATA aggagcgagAGGAAAAGAGCAATAGAAAAAAGGAGGTGACAGATGAGGGtgaggaggaagaaaaagaaagtgaAGAGGGTGAGGAGGCAGAGGAAGAAGGCAGAGAAGGAAATGAACGAAAGAAGGAAAATATAAAGGGTTATGAAGATGCAGGGGTAGAGACTGAtggtgatgatgaggaggaggaagaggaagcagTTGATGTAGAGGAAGATGAAACAAAGACTAACAGTGTTATGGCATCAGAGGATGGTGAAGATAAGAAAGAAAATTACATTAAAGAAGAACGGGAACATGGGATGGAACGTCAGAGAGGAGATCCGGAGGAAGAGGAAAACGCTGAGGGGAAGGGAGGAGAGGATAAGAGAACAAGTGGCAAGGATGAGGAGGGAGCTGACAAAAAAGAAGATGCCAAGGTGGAGAAAGATGACATTCAGGATGAGGGAAAAGAAGATGAGGAGGGAACGGATGAAGATGACGAAGAgggagatgaagaggaggatgaggatgagggagTAGAAGAAGATGAGGAAGGAGAGGATGAAGATGACAAAGAGGGAGAGGATGAGGAGGGGGAGcacgaaggagaagaagagggggagaaCGAAGGAGAGGAtgagggagaagaggaagaggaagaggaggacaaaTTTACAAATGTT aatgtagaagaagaggaagacgtgggggaagaagaagaggaagaagaggaggaggaagaagaggaacaaaaagcagaaaaagaggaggagggagatgatgaagaggaagaaaagcaggagaaacaaaaagaaaaggaaaatataggggaagaagaagagggggaagaagaagaggaagaagaggaggaggaagaagaggaacaaAAAGCAGAaaaagaggagaaggagggagatgatgaagaggaagaaaagcaggagaaacaaaaagaaaaggaaaatataggggaagaagaagagggggaagaagaggaggaagaagaggaggaggaagaagaggaacaaaaagcagaaaaagaggaagaagagaaggagaaggagggagatgatgaagaagaagaaaaacaggagaaacaaaaagaagaggaaaataaagaggaagaagaggaggaagaagaagaaggggaagaggaggaggagcagggagatgaagaagaggaagaaaaaaacaagaaacaaaaagaagaaaaggaaactaaagaggaagaagatgaagaggaggaggaggagcagggagatgaagaagaggaagaaaaacgggagaaacaaaaagaaatggaaaataaagaggaagaagaggaggaggaagaagaagaggaggaggaagaagaagaagaacaagaggaccaaaaatcagaaaaagaaaataaagacggagaagaagacgaagaggaagaagagggggaagaggaagaagaagaggtgaAATCAaccaaagagaaaaaaagagacgTTCAGAGTTTGCCTCCTAAAGTCATTCTCAGAGAGGATAAAGAAAAGCAGCAGCGAGAAAAACCTCAACCAGCTGCCAGAACTAAACTGCAGACTTCAGGGCGGAAACAAGGTGGCGGCTCTCCGGACTCCCAACAGTTCTGGAACAATGTTCTGCCTCAGTATCTGGACCTACAGTGA